From Drosophila suzukii chromosome 2R, CBGP_Dsuzu_IsoJpt1.0, whole genome shotgun sequence, a single genomic window includes:
- the CAH14 gene encoding carbonic anhydrase 2, with product MFFPMIDHFWWKFINCFGLVMKLAEDSRVIMMLVSCIMAVAFILNIHSGRTILRDVVNAMANRKLKAKLDRQPSPINIAENRVTIKQLKLPLIWKHYEDLPMATVLENNGSTVILRIYTPLNFLPYLSGADLTGKYHFVEAIFKWGTFQSEHSIGKHQFCLEMQALHRSPQEKGAFEYLTLSYLFAVSRVKNESLQGICDNLMSILHPGSSIELPPFELGSLLRHFAGGHYTYHGTYDNGDVILPTIWIINSEISHVSSRQLAHFGALYRRDGRRNSTNSRQEQPLGSRQLYFNI from the coding sequence ATGTTCTTCCCAATGATTGACCACTTTTGGTGGAAGTTTATCAACTGTTTCGGCCTGGTTATGAAATTGGCCGAGGATTCGCGTGTAATTATGATGCTGGTCAGCTGCATTATGGCCGTGGCATTTATCCTGAACATCCATTCGGGGAGAACTATCCTCCGGGATGTGGTTAATGCGATGGCCAACAGGAAGTTGAAAGCAAAGCTAGATCGCCAGCCCTCGCCGATTAACATTGCAGAGAATCGGGTGACCATAAAGCAGTTGAAGCTGCCTCTAATTTGGAAGCATTACGAGGATCTACCGATGGCGACTGTTCTGGAGAATAATGGAAGTACCGTGATCCTGCGTATTTACACTCCCCTCAACTTTCTGCCTTACCTGAGTGGAGCTGACTTGACCGGTAAATACCATTTTGTAGAGGCCATCTTCAAGTGGGGCACTTTCCAATCGGAGCACTCAATTGGCAAGCATCAGTTCTGTCTGGAGATGCAGGCTCTGCATCGAAGTCCTCAGGAAAAAGGAGCCTTTGAGTACCTCACCTTGTCCTATCTATTCGCCGTGAGCCGCGTCAAGAACGAATCACTCCAGGGGATCTGCGATAACCTCATGTCGATCCTGCACCCAGGATCTTCGATTGAACTGCCTCCCTTCGAATTGGGGTCTCTGCTTCGACATTTTGCCGGAGGTCATTACACCTATCACGGCACCTACGACAATGGAGATGTGATACTGCCCACCATCTGGATCATCAACTCGGAGATCTCCCATGTCAGTTCGCGTCAGTTGGCCCACTTTGGAGCACTCTATCGTAGGGATGGCAGAAGGAACTCGACTAACTCGCGACAGGAACAGCCGCTGGGCAGTCGCCAGTTGTACTTTAATATATA